One window of the Synechococcus sp. CC9311 genome contains the following:
- a CDS encoding M3 family metallopeptidase: protein MTNSELLRGHGLPRFEAIDASQVKAHIPALINDLGEQLSTLESTLQQRLADNTALSWDEVMTPLHLIGERLRWSWGVVSHLNGVCNSSELREAHAEQQPDVVRFGNRAGQSQVIHQALESLQKNPSHPLDSTQIRILDAELLSMRHRGVGLSGADQEAFNEASEQLASLSTRFSNHVLDATQSWTLLVQDADQLQGIPERAMQAFAAAAKEAGDQNRNGQDPTALEGPWRLGLDMPRYLPVLTHADNRNLRETVYRAQVSRASSGELDNTPLIEEILDLRTHQASRLGYQNWAERSLASKMADNVEAVEKLLEELRVAALPIAEQEMDELRDCARRHGATEADDFSPWDVSYWAEKLRQERFNLNQEALRPWFPLPQVLDGLFQLCERLFSIRIEAADGEAPIWHPDVRFFRVNDQEGHPLAAFYLDPFSRPASKRGGAWMDECLNRSRNSEGELTHPVAYLICNQTPPSGDIPSLMSFEEVETLFHEFGHGLQHMLTTVEHPQAAGINNVEWDAVELPSQFMENWCLDHQTLMGMARHWKTGEPLPEEDYNKLRNSRTFMQGCGTLRQVHFALTDLRLHSTWTPELGQSPDAFRRKIADSTTVLPPIPEDRFLCAFGHIFAGGYSAGYYSYKWAEVLSADAFAAFEEVGLDQEEEVQTTGQRFRNTILSLGGSQRPADIYKSFRGRTASTDALIRHSGLAATGR, encoded by the coding sequence AGGCCATCGATGCATCCCAGGTGAAAGCTCATATCCCAGCACTGATCAACGACTTAGGAGAACAGCTCAGCACGCTGGAATCCACCCTTCAGCAGCGCCTAGCTGACAACACAGCGCTGAGCTGGGATGAGGTGATGACTCCACTTCACTTGATTGGCGAACGCTTGCGCTGGAGCTGGGGGGTGGTGAGCCATCTCAACGGTGTCTGCAACAGCTCTGAGCTGCGCGAAGCCCATGCGGAACAGCAACCCGATGTCGTCCGTTTTGGCAACCGTGCTGGGCAGAGTCAGGTCATCCACCAAGCACTGGAAAGCCTTCAAAAAAACCCCAGTCATCCGCTGGATTCCACCCAGATCAGGATTCTTGACGCCGAATTGTTATCGATGCGCCATCGAGGGGTGGGATTGAGCGGAGCTGATCAAGAGGCTTTTAACGAAGCCAGCGAACAACTCGCCTCGTTGTCCACCCGATTCAGCAATCACGTTCTCGACGCCACGCAGAGTTGGACCCTTCTGGTTCAGGACGCAGACCAACTTCAAGGCATACCGGAGCGCGCCATGCAGGCTTTTGCTGCTGCCGCAAAGGAAGCTGGAGATCAGAATCGCAATGGACAGGACCCGACAGCCTTGGAAGGGCCTTGGCGCCTAGGTCTCGACATGCCTCGTTACCTACCCGTTCTGACCCATGCCGACAACCGCAACCTGAGAGAAACCGTCTATAGGGCACAGGTGAGTCGGGCGAGCTCAGGAGAACTCGACAACACTCCTCTGATCGAAGAAATCCTCGACCTTCGGACCCATCAGGCTTCTCGCCTTGGCTACCAAAATTGGGCTGAACGAAGCCTGGCCTCAAAAATGGCTGACAACGTAGAAGCCGTTGAAAAGCTTCTCGAAGAACTTCGCGTTGCAGCCCTGCCTATCGCAGAACAAGAGATGGACGAGCTCAGGGACTGTGCCCGTCGTCATGGTGCGACAGAAGCGGATGATTTCAGCCCCTGGGATGTGAGCTACTGGGCAGAAAAACTTCGTCAAGAGCGCTTCAATCTCAATCAAGAAGCTTTGCGTCCGTGGTTTCCACTTCCACAAGTGCTCGATGGACTTTTCCAGCTTTGCGAACGTTTGTTTTCCATCAGGATTGAAGCTGCTGATGGCGAAGCACCGATCTGGCATCCGGATGTGCGCTTTTTCAGAGTCAACGATCAAGAAGGCCATCCACTCGCGGCGTTTTATCTCGATCCCTTCAGCCGGCCCGCCAGCAAGCGAGGTGGAGCCTGGATGGATGAATGTCTAAACCGGTCTCGTAATTCTGAAGGTGAGCTCACCCATCCTGTGGCATACCTGATTTGCAATCAGACCCCACCCTCCGGAGACATCCCAAGTCTGATGAGTTTTGAAGAGGTTGAGACCCTTTTCCATGAGTTCGGCCATGGGCTACAACACATGCTCACCACGGTGGAACATCCCCAAGCAGCCGGAATCAACAACGTGGAATGGGACGCGGTGGAGCTTCCCAGTCAGTTCATGGAGAACTGGTGCCTTGATCACCAGACCTTGATGGGAATGGCCCGTCATTGGAAAACAGGTGAACCCTTGCCTGAAGAGGATTACAACAAACTGCGCAACAGCCGCACCTTCATGCAGGGATGCGGAACGCTGCGCCAGGTTCATTTCGCCTTAACCGATTTACGTCTTCACAGCACGTGGACTCCCGAGCTCGGTCAATCCCCTGATGCGTTCAGACGCAAGATCGCAGACAGCACGACCGTGTTGCCCCCGATACCGGAAGACCGATTCCTTTGCGCCTTCGGCCATATTTTTGCTGGTGGTTACTCCGCTGGCTATTACTCCTACAAGTGGGCAGAAGTCTTAAGCGCTGACGCTTTTGCCGCTTTCGAGGAGGTTGGCCTCGATCAGGAAGAGGAGGTGCAAACCACCGGTCAACGCTTCCGCAACACGATTCTCAGCCTTGGAGGAAGTCAGCGACCAGCTGATATCTACAAATCCTTCCGGGGTCGAACGGCTAGCACTGATGCATTAATTCGCCATTCCGGACTGGCAGCAACCGGACGTTGA
- a CDS encoding triacylglycerol lipase, translating into MQSEAATRPLVLVHGLLDTPRLFSCLERRLEGQHRAVFSPHLPHRFGAIPLRKLAQQLDGLIQERWGAETPIDLLGFSMGGVIGRTWLQEFGGAKRTHRFISVGSPQKGTLTAQCIPAWLLAGVADMKRGSPLLRSLNGNYAELQSVECISFFCRWDLMVCPGWQAVLPIGPNTAVPVWTHQQLMSHPKSLDLLIESLLID; encoded by the coding sequence CTTCTCGATACGCCTCGTTTGTTCTCTTGCTTAGAACGTCGTCTTGAAGGACAGCATCGCGCAGTATTTTCTCCCCATTTGCCCCATCGATTCGGTGCAATTCCTCTACGCAAGCTCGCTCAACAGCTGGATGGCTTGATTCAAGAACGTTGGGGAGCGGAAACGCCGATTGACTTGCTTGGGTTTTCCATGGGCGGGGTGATTGGTCGGACTTGGCTCCAAGAGTTTGGTGGCGCCAAGCGAACGCATCGGTTCATTAGCGTTGGTAGCCCCCAAAAGGGAACGCTCACAGCACAGTGCATTCCTGCCTGGTTGCTCGCTGGTGTGGCAGACATGAAGCGGGGTAGTCCTCTACTGCGCTCTTTAAATGGCAATTACGCCGAGTTGCAGTCTGTGGAGTGCATCAGCTTTTTCTGCCGTTGGGATCTCATGGTCTGCCCTGGGTGGCAAGCCGTGCTCCCAATCGGGCCGAATACTGCGGTACCCGTCTGGACGCACCAGCAATTGATGTCACATCCCAAATCGCTTGATCTGTTGATCGAATCACTTCTTATCGATTGA